In a genomic window of [Empedobacter] haloabium:
- a CDS encoding TIGR00266 family protein translates to MPTFTVTGDVDPFLHVSMRHGEKIYCESNAMVMMESALELKGRMQGGLGAALMRTFANGESFFQQHIEAVKGDGDCLLSPTLPGAMQVVDVGQRQYMISDGAFVAATSGVDLKVRTQNVGNALFGQSGGFFITETSGSGQLVVSGFGSMSQLEVKPGQDIVIDNAHVVCWDSSLRYDISVATSQSGGFLGNLVNSVTSGEGMVLRFSGSGKVLVCSRNRETFVAWLNKSRPQ, encoded by the coding sequence ATGCCGACCTTTACCGTCACGGGGGACGTCGATCCCTTCCTGCACGTCTCGATGCGCCACGGCGAGAAGATCTACTGCGAGTCGAACGCGATGGTGATGATGGAGTCCGCGCTGGAACTGAAGGGACGCATGCAGGGCGGCCTGGGCGCGGCACTGATGCGCACCTTCGCCAACGGCGAGTCGTTCTTCCAGCAGCACATCGAGGCAGTGAAGGGCGACGGCGACTGCCTGCTGTCGCCCACGCTGCCCGGCGCGATGCAGGTAGTGGACGTGGGCCAGCGCCAGTACATGATCAGCGACGGCGCGTTCGTCGCGGCCACGTCCGGCGTGGACCTGAAGGTGCGCACCCAGAACGTCGGCAACGCGCTGTTCGGCCAGAGCGGCGGTTTCTTCATCACGGAAACCAGCGGCAGCGGCCAACTGGTGGTATCGGGCTTCGGTTCGATGTCCCAGCTGGAAGTGAAGCCGGGCCAGGACATCGTCATCGACAACGCCCACGTGGTCTGCTGGGACAGCTCGCTGCGCTACGACATCTCGGTGGCCACGAGCCAGAGCGGCGGCTTCCTGGGCAACCTGGTGAACAGCGTGACGAGCGGCGAAGGCATGGTGCTGCGCTTCTCGGGCAGCGGCAAGGTGCTGGTCTGCTCGCGCAATCGCGAAACGTTCGTCGCATGGCTCAACAAGAGCCGGCCGCAGTAA
- a CDS encoding TerD family protein, with protein MSVNLSKGQKISLDKEAGSTLTRVVMGLGWDAVKSKGFLGFGAKSADIDLDASCIVFDDANKPLDVVWFRQLKSRDGSISHSGDNRTGAGDGDDEQVTVNLQQVPPNVKSIVFTVNSFTGQSFAQVENAYCRLINADNGKEVARFNLSVQGQHSAQLMAKLYRHNGEWKMHAIGENGTGRTFDDLLPQIAQHL; from the coding sequence ATGTCTGTGAATTTATCGAAGGGCCAGAAGATCTCTCTGGACAAGGAAGCCGGCAGCACGCTGACCCGCGTGGTGATGGGCCTGGGCTGGGATGCCGTGAAGAGCAAGGGCTTCCTGGGCTTCGGCGCGAAGAGCGCCGACATCGACCTGGATGCCTCGTGCATCGTGTTCGATGACGCCAACAAGCCGCTGGACGTGGTGTGGTTCCGCCAGCTCAAGAGCCGCGACGGCAGCATCTCGCACTCGGGCGACAACCGCACTGGCGCGGGCGACGGCGACGACGAACAGGTCACCGTCAACCTGCAGCAGGTGCCGCCGAACGTGAAGAGCATCGTGTTCACGGTGAACAGCTTCACCGGCCAGAGCTTCGCCCAGGTGGAGAACGCCTACTGCCGCCTGATCAACGCCGACAACGGCAAGGAAGTGGCGCGCTTCAACCTGTCCGTGCAGGGACAGCACAGCGCCCAGCTGATGGCCAAGCTGTACCGCCATAACGGCGAGTGGAAGATGCACGCGATCGGCGAAAACGGCACCGGCCGCACGTTCGACGACCTGCTGCCGCAGATCGCGCAGCACCTGTAA
- a CDS encoding S8 family serine peptidase, translated as MSSLRLLSAMRITALLLLCAASGAQAQLRLPSLNLPLPQGLDPELVRRPAGRLLDSRVPGDLTGLRLEQVTQLLRRHPDVIEADPRGAPAVRNEILASSPAPASLARAAALGLTVVREQRLDELEQSIVVFAVPAGSSTAGLLAALRAADPDGSYDFNHLYSGSGDAATVPAAARGSGATVGLIDSGIDTGHPALAHAEVRRWGCNGVPKPHSHGTAVAALLVGQADRFRGAAPDTPLYAADIYCDSPTGGSAEQIAAALAWLARERVGVVNLSVVGPPNEALRRVVAAMVKRGHLLVAAVGNDGPAAPPLYPASYPGVVGVSAVDRNGRPLPEAARGPQVMFAAPGSQMVSAAPGAPPYRQVRGTSFAAPLVAALLAPHLPHPDGATAREALARLARQAIPGPVPERDAIGLGIVGTDLRVDPARLR; from the coding sequence ATGAGCTCTCTCCGCCTCCTGTCAGCCATGCGCATCACGGCGCTGCTGTTGCTGTGTGCCGCCAGCGGCGCGCAGGCCCAGCTGCGCCTGCCGTCACTGAACCTGCCGCTGCCACAGGGCCTCGATCCGGAACTGGTGCGCCGTCCGGCCGGCCGCCTGCTCGACAGCCGCGTCCCAGGCGACCTGACCGGGCTGCGCCTGGAACAGGTCACCCAGCTGCTGCGGCGCCATCCCGACGTGATCGAAGCCGACCCGCGCGGCGCTCCGGCGGTGCGCAACGAGATCCTGGCCTCGTCGCCCGCGCCGGCCAGCCTGGCGCGGGCCGCTGCGCTGGGCCTGACGGTCGTGCGCGAGCAGCGGCTGGACGAACTGGAACAAAGCATCGTCGTGTTCGCGGTGCCGGCCGGGAGCTCGACGGCGGGGCTGCTGGCCGCCTTGCGAGCGGCCGACCCGGACGGCAGCTACGACTTCAATCACCTGTACAGCGGCTCGGGCGACGCGGCAACGGTACCTGCCGCCGCGCGAGGCAGCGGCGCGACCGTCGGGCTGATCGATAGCGGCATCGATACGGGCCATCCGGCGCTGGCCCATGCCGAGGTGCGGCGCTGGGGCTGCAATGGCGTGCCGAAGCCGCACAGCCACGGCACCGCCGTCGCCGCCCTGCTGGTGGGCCAGGCCGACCGCTTCCGCGGTGCCGCACCGGACACGCCGCTGTATGCCGCCGACATCTATTGCGACAGCCCCACCGGCGGCTCGGCCGAACAGATCGCCGCGGCGCTGGCCTGGCTGGCACGCGAGCGGGTCGGCGTGGTCAACCTCAGCGTGGTGGGGCCGCCCAACGAGGCGCTGCGCCGCGTGGTCGCCGCCATGGTCAAGCGCGGGCACCTGCTGGTGGCTGCCGTCGGCAACGACGGGCCGGCCGCGCCACCGTTGTATCCGGCCAGCTATCCCGGCGTAGTGGGCGTCAGCGCGGTCGACCGCAATGGCCGGCCGCTGCCGGAAGCGGCACGGGGGCCGCAGGTGATGTTCGCGGCACCGGGCAGCCAGATGGTCAGCGCGGCGCCCGGCGCGCCGCCCTACCGCCAGGTGCGCGGCACCTCCTTCGCGGCACCGCTGGTGGCGGCCCTGCTGGCACCGCATCTGCCCCATCCCGACGGCGCAACGGCCAGGGAAGCGCTCGCGCGCCTGGCCCGGCAGGCCATCCCCGGCCCGGTCCCGGAACGCGACGCCATCGGTCTGGGCATCGTCGGCACCGACCTGCGCGTAGACCCGGCGCGCCTGCGCTGA
- a CDS encoding sigma-70 family RNA polymerase sigma factor, which produces MSLDTDIAELLPRMRRFARALTYHREDADDLVQVAVERALVRQAQWEPGTRLDSWIFRIIKNAWVDEVRSRMRRDRVFAPAEEGETVGDDSAAVHQQRLAIQKAIGMLSEDHRLVVALVLVDGMPYKEAAEVLEIPMGTLTSRLARAREALQGLLSDQAKVAK; this is translated from the coding sequence ATGAGCCTCGATACCGACATTGCCGAACTGCTGCCGCGCATGCGCCGCTTTGCCCGCGCGCTGACCTATCACCGCGAGGACGCGGACGACCTGGTGCAGGTCGCCGTCGAGCGCGCGCTGGTGCGCCAGGCGCAGTGGGAGCCGGGCACGCGGCTGGACAGCTGGATCTTCCGCATCATCAAGAACGCGTGGGTCGACGAGGTGCGCAGCCGCATGCGGCGCGACCGGGTCTTCGCGCCGGCGGAAGAGGGCGAGACGGTCGGCGACGATTCGGCCGCCGTGCACCAGCAGCGGCTCGCCATCCAGAAGGCGATCGGCATGCTGTCCGAGGATCACCGGCTGGTGGTGGCGCTGGTACTGGTGGACGGCATGCCGTACAAGGAAGCCGCCGAGGTGCTGGAGATTCCGATGGGGACGCTGACCAGCCGGCTGGCGCGCGCGCGGGAAGCATTACAGGGGCTGTTGTCCGATCAGGCGAAGGTGGCGAAATGA
- a CDS encoding CPBP family intramembrane glutamic endopeptidase translates to MMPPAAPRAIWLLVRLRLLRLLNLGGSVYGRKPKAGKSRAATGGKRRGRWILPVVMALLMTVAFINMSRSILLNLHCELAPVTACADQAKSFEAQAVAATELAGAHFSAELMRGLTLHVTLLWLVSLLVPLGSRELAHTDWDLEWLVTLPLPRTTLLWARVLERTVTNATGMLMLWPACIVIAWYAGLRWWAVPAATLAALTLLAPSAMARTLVDTGLRLSMPPSQLRNLQAAISVAAMPLIYLTISLSLPGRGIALGWAAAFPAWTLWTPPGLVVQWLDGTPWSAALLAAEVLALLVAGVALLGRQLGQGVVASSTREAGRRQTAAAPPRVLPGTPLQRRELRLLARDRNFLVQSLLIPIIVIGSQLFFTGGLRDMTQLGSEPKLLASIAFGLGSYVLVLSAFQTINTEGQALWMLYTFPHTLERMLREKATLWAVLALAYPVAVYVAGIATGARVDGHLLLTMAQVALGIPIFALIAVALGVWACDPLAQEVHTRVRPTYIYLYMMLASLYGYGLYTDAWPHRLAVVVLLAALALALWQKARDELPFLLDPTAAPPRQVAAADGMMAAVAFFAVQAIAFFALHDGAGPPALSDMTMAFAIAGAITYALARLVYWRAGTAGVPRLSQGGTLPALGWGIACALPAIAAGLAWMQGLRQAGVAVPVIADGHIGWLIALASIAAPLFEEFIFRGLIFNGLRRSLRLLPALAASAAVFAVIHPPLAMLPVFVLGVCTGLAFERSKGLLAAIVTHALYNGAMLAVQL, encoded by the coding sequence ATGATGCCGCCAGCCGCGCCACGCGCGATCTGGCTGCTGGTGCGCCTGCGCCTGCTGCGGTTGCTGAACCTGGGCGGCAGCGTGTATGGCCGCAAGCCGAAGGCCGGCAAGAGCCGCGCGGCGACCGGCGGCAAGCGGCGCGGCCGCTGGATCCTGCCCGTCGTCATGGCCCTGCTGATGACGGTGGCGTTCATCAATATGTCGCGCTCCATCCTGCTCAACCTGCATTGCGAGCTGGCGCCCGTGACGGCTTGCGCCGACCAGGCCAAATCGTTCGAGGCGCAGGCCGTGGCCGCGACCGAACTGGCCGGCGCCCACTTCAGCGCGGAGCTGATGCGCGGGCTGACGCTGCACGTGACCCTGCTGTGGCTGGTCAGCCTGCTGGTGCCGCTGGGCAGCCGCGAGCTGGCGCACACGGACTGGGACCTGGAATGGCTGGTCACGCTGCCGCTGCCGCGCACCACGCTGCTGTGGGCGCGCGTGCTGGAACGCACGGTGACGAACGCCACCGGCATGCTGATGCTGTGGCCCGCCTGCATCGTCATCGCCTGGTACGCCGGCTTGCGCTGGTGGGCCGTGCCGGCCGCCACCCTGGCGGCGCTGACGCTGCTGGCCCCTTCCGCGATGGCGCGCACGCTGGTGGACACGGGGCTGCGGCTGTCGATGCCGCCCTCGCAGCTGCGCAACCTGCAGGCGGCCATCTCGGTGGCCGCGATGCCATTGATTTACCTGACGATCTCGCTGTCGCTGCCGGGCCGCGGCATCGCGTTGGGCTGGGCTGCCGCCTTCCCCGCCTGGACCCTATGGACGCCGCCAGGCCTGGTCGTGCAATGGCTGGACGGCACGCCGTGGAGCGCGGCACTGCTGGCGGCCGAGGTGCTGGCGCTGCTGGTGGCCGGCGTCGCGCTGCTGGGCCGGCAGCTGGGGCAAGGCGTGGTGGCGTCCAGCACGCGCGAGGCCGGGCGGCGCCAGACGGCCGCCGCACCGCCACGGGTGCTGCCCGGCACGCCGCTGCAACGACGCGAACTGCGCCTGCTGGCGCGCGACCGCAACTTCCTGGTGCAAAGCCTGCTGATCCCGATCATCGTCATCGGCAGCCAGCTGTTTTTCACGGGCGGCCTGCGCGACATGACGCAGCTGGGCAGCGAACCGAAGCTGCTGGCATCCATCGCCTTCGGCCTGGGCAGCTACGTGCTGGTGCTGTCGGCCTTCCAGACCATCAATACGGAGGGCCAGGCGCTGTGGATGCTGTACACGTTCCCGCACACGCTGGAACGCATGCTGCGGGAGAAGGCCACGCTGTGGGCCGTGCTGGCGCTGGCCTACCCGGTCGCCGTGTATGTGGCGGGTATCGCCACCGGCGCCCGGGTGGATGGGCACCTGCTGCTGACGATGGCCCAGGTGGCGCTCGGCATTCCGATCTTTGCGCTGATCGCCGTGGCGCTGGGCGTATGGGCCTGCGATCCGCTGGCGCAGGAAGTACACACGCGCGTGCGCCCGACCTATATCTACCTGTACATGATGCTGGCGAGCCTGTACGGCTATGGCCTGTACACGGATGCGTGGCCGCACCGGCTGGCGGTCGTGGTGTTGCTGGCGGCGCTGGCGCTGGCGCTGTGGCAGAAGGCGCGCGACGAGCTGCCGTTCCTGCTCGATCCCACGGCCGCGCCGCCCCGGCAGGTTGCCGCGGCCGACGGCATGATGGCCGCCGTCGCGTTCTTTGCCGTGCAGGCGATCGCCTTCTTCGCGCTGCACGACGGCGCCGGGCCGCCGGCCCTGTCGGACATGACGATGGCCTTCGCCATCGCCGGCGCCATCACGTATGCGCTGGCGCGGCTGGTCTATTGGCGCGCCGGCACGGCCGGCGTGCCGCGCCTGTCGCAGGGCGGCACGCTGCCGGCGCTGGGCTGGGGCATTGCGTGCGCGCTGCCCGCCATCGCGGCAGGCCTGGCGTGGATGCAGGGGCTGCGTCAGGCCGGCGTCGCCGTGCCGGTCATTGCCGACGGCCACATTGGCTGGCTGATCGCGCTGGCCAGCATCGCCGCCCCGCTGTTCGAGGAGTTCATCTTCCGGGGCCTGATCTTCAACGGCCTGCGCCGCTCGTTGCGGCTGCTGCCGGCGCTGGCCGCCAGCGCCGCCGTGTTCGCGGTGATCCACCCGCCGCTGGCGATGCTGCCGGTGTTCGTGCTGGGCGTTTGTACGGGGCTGGCGTTCGAGCGGAGCAAGGGACTATTGGCCGCGATCGTCACGCACGCGCTGTACAACGGCGCGATGCTGGCCGTACAGCTGTGA
- a CDS encoding ABC transporter ATP-binding protein: MIEFDALAKRYGSYDAVHPLHLTVRRGEVFGFLGPNGAGKTTTIRMMMGILVPSSGRVLVAGLDCHRDAAAVKRHVGYLPDNPIFYDYLRGREILQFVGEMHGLARPAAAARALALLEEFGLEEVAEEFAVNYSMGMKKKLGLACALVHDPAVLILDEPINGLDPRAARDVQDLLVGRAAAGKTIFVSTHLLDMAQRMCDRVGIIHRGMLAATGSLDELRGDADATLEEVFLKVTDPAAAP; this comes from the coding sequence ATGATCGAATTCGATGCGCTGGCCAAGCGCTATGGCAGCTACGACGCCGTGCACCCGCTGCACCTGACCGTGCGGCGCGGCGAGGTGTTCGGCTTCCTCGGCCCGAACGGCGCCGGCAAGACCACAACGATCCGCATGATGATGGGCATCCTCGTGCCCAGCAGCGGCCGCGTACTGGTGGCCGGCCTCGATTGCCACCGCGACGCGGCCGCCGTCAAGCGCCACGTGGGCTACCTGCCCGACAATCCCATCTTCTACGACTACCTGCGCGGCCGCGAAATCCTGCAGTTCGTCGGCGAGATGCACGGGCTGGCGCGTCCGGCCGCAGCCGCCCGGGCGCTGGCGCTGCTGGAAGAATTCGGCCTGGAGGAAGTGGCGGAGGAATTCGCGGTCAACTACTCGATGGGCATGAAGAAGAAGCTGGGCCTGGCGTGCGCGCTGGTGCACGACCCCGCCGTGCTGATCCTGGACGAACCGATCAACGGCCTCGATCCGCGCGCCGCGCGCGACGTGCAGGATCTGCTGGTGGGCCGCGCCGCTGCCGGCAAGACCATCTTCGTCTCCACCCACCTGCTCGACATGGCGCAGCGCATGTGCGACCGGGTCGGCATCATCCATCGCGGCATGCTGGCGGCCACTGGCTCGCTGGACGAGCTGCGCGGCGATGCCGACGCCACCCTGGAGGAGGTGTTCCTGAAAGTGACCGACCCGGCGGCGGCGCCATGA
- the lepB gene encoding signal peptidase I encodes MTWLRANKGFLAFLLMFGIFRTAVADWNPIPSASMRPNLLEGDVVFVNRLAYDAKIPLTNISLARLGEPRRGDIVTFSSPKDGTRLIKRIAALPGDTVEMRGERLLINGQQADYTVLGNRVEAVPPLGELTALHLEERSGVASYRIQVLPQVQAVRDFGPFTIPADRFLMLGDNRDNSGDSRVFGTVPRELLIGRAERILVSADILGHWTPRAERIGMSLRQQ; translated from the coding sequence ATGACCTGGCTGCGCGCCAACAAGGGCTTCCTTGCCTTCCTGCTGATGTTCGGAATCTTCCGCACCGCCGTGGCGGACTGGAATCCCATCCCGTCCGCCTCGATGCGGCCCAACCTGCTGGAAGGCGACGTGGTATTCGTCAACCGCCTCGCCTACGATGCCAAGATCCCGCTGACGAACATCTCGCTGGCGCGGCTGGGCGAGCCCCGGCGCGGCGACATCGTCACGTTCTCCTCGCCCAAGGACGGCACCCGCCTGATCAAGCGCATCGCCGCGCTGCCCGGCGACACGGTCGAGATGCGCGGCGAGCGCCTGCTGATCAACGGCCAGCAGGCCGACTACACGGTGCTGGGCAATCGCGTGGAAGCGGTGCCGCCGCTGGGCGAGCTGACGGCGCTGCACCTGGAGGAGCGCAGCGGCGTGGCCAGCTACCGCATCCAGGTGCTGCCGCAAGTGCAGGCGGTGCGCGACTTCGGTCCCTTCACGATTCCCGCCGACCGCTTCCTGATGCTGGGCGATAACCGCGACAACAGTGGCGACTCGCGCGTGTTCGGCACCGTGCCGCGCGAGCTGCTGATCGGCCGCGCCGAGCGCATCCTGGTCTCGGCCGACATCCTGGGGCACTGGACGCCACGCGCGGAACGGATCGGCATGAGCCTGCGCCAGCAATGA
- a CDS encoding helix-turn-helix transcriptional regulator produces MDADKDLARIAGAIAEPARARMLCCLLDGHARTSTELSVVAEVSPSTASAHLARLKDDGLLVQLVQGRHRYWRLSNGDVATALEALLVVAGVPRAPFKPATPTRLRQARTCYDHMAGALAVELHEHCMTQGWLADEPTTGDYALTDAGTARFAQLGVAVAPLRALRRRFACPCLDWSERKPHLGGALGAAVLQLALAQGWVKQDLDSRALSVSARGRRGLAQAFGMVSPA; encoded by the coding sequence ATGGATGCAGACAAGGACCTGGCCCGCATCGCGGGCGCGATCGCCGAGCCGGCCCGTGCGCGCATGCTGTGCTGCCTGCTGGACGGCCATGCGCGCACCAGCACGGAGCTGTCCGTGGTGGCGGAAGTCAGCCCCTCCACCGCCAGCGCCCACCTCGCGCGCCTGAAGGACGACGGCCTGCTGGTCCAGCTGGTGCAGGGCCGGCACCGCTACTGGCGGCTGTCGAACGGCGACGTGGCGACCGCCCTGGAAGCACTGCTGGTGGTGGCCGGCGTGCCGCGCGCGCCGTTCAAGCCGGCCACGCCGACGCGGCTGCGCCAGGCCCGCACCTGCTACGACCACATGGCCGGCGCGCTGGCGGTCGAGCTGCACGAGCATTGCATGACGCAAGGCTGGCTGGCGGACGAGCCCACGACCGGCGACTATGCGCTGACCGACGCCGGCACGGCACGCTTCGCGCAACTGGGCGTGGCCGTGGCACCGCTGCGGGCATTGCGCCGCCGCTTCGCCTGTCCCTGCCTGGACTGGAGCGAACGCAAGCCGCACTTGGGCGGCGCGCTCGGTGCCGCCGTGCTGCAACTGGCATTGGCCCAAGGCTGGGTCAAGCAGGACCTGGACAGCCGCGCGCTATCGGTTTCGGCACGCGGCCGGCGCGGCCTGGCGCAGGCGTTCGGCATGGTAAGCCCGGCTTAA
- a CDS encoding cytochrome P450: MNSFAPPADALAAATHADPYPYYAALARQEAPFHDERLGLWVAAHPDTVRAVLAQADCRVRPPHEPVPPALAGPAGSVFGALARMNDGARHELPKAVLLEALAALPAEAVAAHVRRTADALLVQDVALTTFAFELPVRTVASLLGCTDPAVAGHVRSFVAGLAARADAAAIAAAHDAVPHLLALADDIESDAPLLCAVQEAARRHGWTDAAALRANVLGLLSQTYEATAGLIGNGIVARLRGDARPAAALVDHVLRTDPPVQNTRRFTAADVDIAGVRIAAGQTILLVLAAAGAPFGHGRHACPGQALARAIALHALAALQEHGPLPDVAWRYRASPNGRLPEFIEGEGK; this comes from the coding sequence ATGAACAGCTTCGCTCCACCGGCCGACGCGCTGGCCGCCGCCACGCACGCCGATCCCTATCCCTACTATGCCGCGCTGGCGCGGCAGGAAGCGCCGTTTCATGACGAGCGCCTGGGCCTGTGGGTGGCGGCCCATCCCGACACCGTGCGCGCCGTGCTCGCGCAGGCCGACTGCCGGGTGCGGCCACCGCACGAGCCGGTGCCGCCGGCACTGGCCGGGCCGGCGGGCAGCGTGTTCGGCGCGCTGGCGCGCATGAACGACGGCGCGCGCCACGAACTGCCGAAAGCCGTGTTGCTGGAAGCATTGGCAGCGCTGCCGGCGGAAGCGGTGGCGGCGCATGTGCGGCGCACGGCCGATGCGCTGCTGGTGCAAGATGTGGCGCTGACGACGTTCGCATTCGAGCTGCCGGTGCGCACCGTGGCCAGCCTGCTGGGTTGTACCGATCCGGCGGTGGCGGGCCATGTGCGAAGCTTTGTCGCGGGCCTGGCGGCTCGCGCCGATGCCGCCGCCATCGCCGCCGCGCACGATGCGGTGCCGCATCTGCTGGCGCTGGCCGACGACATCGAGTCGGATGCGCCGCTGCTTTGCGCCGTGCAGGAAGCCGCACGACGGCATGGCTGGACCGACGCCGCAGCGTTGCGCGCCAACGTACTGGGCCTGCTGTCGCAAACGTACGAGGCCACGGCGGGCCTGATCGGCAACGGCATCGTGGCGCGCCTGCGCGGCGACGCCCGGCCTGCGGCGGCACTGGTCGACCATGTGCTGCGAACCGATCCGCCGGTACAGAACACGCGCCGCTTCACGGCGGCCGATGTCGATATCGCAGGCGTGCGCATCGCCGCCGGCCAGACGATCCTGCTGGTACTGGCCGCCGCGGGCGCACCGTTCGGGCATGGGCGCCACGCCTGCCCGGGCCAGGCGCTGGCACGAGCGATCGCGCTGCACGCGCTGGCCGCGCTGCAGGAACATGGCCCGCTGCCGGACGTGGCGTGGCGCTACCGGGCGTCGCCCAACGGGCGGCTGCCGGAATTTATCGAAGGGGAAGGGAAATGA
- a CDS encoding antibiotic biosynthesis monooxygenase, with amino-acid sequence MIAVIFEVVPHEDGRQRYLDIAASLRPLLETIDGFISIERFQSLADPAKLLSLSFFRDEEAIAAWRTLEAHRAAQGAGRQELFADYRLRIAGVLRDYGLHERAQAPADSRRRHG; translated from the coding sequence ATGATCGCGGTAATTTTCGAAGTGGTGCCGCACGAGGATGGGCGCCAGCGCTACCTGGACATCGCGGCCAGCCTGCGGCCGCTGCTGGAAACGATCGATGGCTTCATCTCCATCGAACGCTTCCAGAGCCTGGCGGACCCGGCCAAGCTGCTGTCGCTGTCGTTCTTCCGCGACGAGGAGGCCATCGCGGCCTGGCGCACCCTGGAGGCGCACCGCGCCGCGCAGGGCGCGGGGCGGCAAGAACTGTTTGCCGACTACCGCCTGCGCATCGCCGGCGTGCTGCGCGACTACGGCCTGCACGAGCGGGCGCAGGCCCCGGCGGACAGCCGCCGCCGGCACGGCTAG